Genomic segment of Salvia hispanica cultivar TCC Black 2014 chromosome 2, UniMelb_Shisp_WGS_1.0, whole genome shotgun sequence:
ACGAAAACGAAAAACCCAAGCAAGATAGGGCCAACAGGGTAGTCGCTGCCCTTCTTTGCAGTGGTCTCAGGGACAGAACCTCGCTTTGTTATGTTCTTCTCAAACCTCTCCACTTTCCTGTCAGCAAGCCTCCGTGAAGTTGTctgtatcaataaaattacaataaattcTCCAAAAAGTGATGAATACCACAATGTGAGTTATTTACTTCAATTTTCTATACTGCAATCCAACTCTTCAAGCAATATACTTTCCCAGAAACTGATGAATACTCAGACAGATTAGCGAATGCGAATAAAAAGCCTTTATAaccacattaattaattatcttagCCACTCTTGTTCTTTTAGCTGtgctcaatttttatttactacttATTTTTCAATCACAATTGACAAACTCTCGTTCATTGGTAACACAAAACATGAAGATGATAATCTGCTTAATTTGAGTAAAGTGCATGAATCTTGGTTCTACATAACTAGCACACAAATTTGGGGGTAATACCAAAAAACTCGAGGGTAATATAATGCTTTGTTTTCATACATTAAACCTAATTATCAAACTTGCTCAAAATCCTATTTAGCAAGAAGACATTGCGAGTAATCAAGGACAGGATTAATGAGAGGATACACATGATTATTCTGCTATTCCACCACATTGAATTTCACATATAATTCTCGTTTCagatttcaaataattaagtatacCAATATTAATTGGCAGAAACCGCCTCAAATTTAACGAATAATTAACTAGCTACAGTCTACATAATCGATAAAGAACACTACACGATCAACACCGATAGGCGATAGTTCGATGAAAAGATGACCGAAGCATCTAGAATTCACAACAACAAGCACGGCTATAAAAAGCGGAAATCATagcaaaattaacaaataaaagaaattgtaCCATTGTTAAAGTGAGATCGGCTATCCGTTAAAGCTTCAAACAAAAAACTCAGCAAATAATCAGCAACCGATCTCTTTATTTATCGACGTTTTCCCTTTTCCTCTTGGGAAAATTTAAAGCAATTGGCAGAATTACGATATAAATCCTGCCGCTTTCTACAGTAATTATAGATGCCAAGTAAAACCGAGTGCGTTTCGGTTTCGTGATGGCCGCGTCAATCACTGGCTTCTGATTGGGTCAAACGCGTATGTGATATACGTGGCCTAATATCATTGGTTGATCATACGTAGGCACGTAAATGTTTCAGTCACCGGTCATCAAAATATCGTAGTTGGGCTTTGATATTTAGGCCCATTTTGGTATGTTCATATAAATATGGCCTTATTAACGGATATATATTACAGCCCATTCAGATTTACTTCATGCTATAATTCATGATTGTATCagacattttataaaatataattatgaaaaatagagttttttttgggttaatattaatttgcttttaatactataatttggCTATCAGCTTTTTGTTTACAAACAtagcattttttataaaataaagctctagatattgtatattttgaaaatcaaagTCTCTCCCAGTCTAGATAtaagtaaattaataaatatatcgTCATGCAATATTATATCATCATTATAGTAAATATCCCTTTCTAATACTCCCCCCGGTCCATCATAAGCGattcacatttcttttcagGATATCCACCTAAAATAGGTCATTTTTCTATGTAccaaaaataacacatttcttttctattactttatattttctacatatatatatggatgccAATTCAACCCGAAACCCATGGGCCGGCCCGAACAACCCAGTAATATGAGCCGTGAGCGGGTTagggttgtaattttattacccGAATACAAATCGGGCaaaacgggttggcccgaatgggttgacgggttaaacgggttggcccgatgggttgtgagttttaattataaaatattaagttttagggttttttttttttttatttttgaatcttcaatcttcattctacacaaTCATCAGTCTTATCtaatcttcattctacactttTCCACTCGATCCCATAATATCAGCTTTTAAGTTCCATCTCAACTCATTATTGCACTGTCCTATCATCTGGCACTAGTGTCTTACCACCACCAAAgtcaatcaagacaaaattaagaactaacccatcaaaatcttaatatatttatcattttaataagcTTTAATTCAtgttgtagttgatcgagatgaaaggcttcttttcaagtattattgaagaaaactatgaaaatttgaagattttatatgattctaaactaaaaaaaaagtatctaaaatttaaaatcattttatagaagaaaaatttgacacaagagattattttcgaaagcttttaggtccgaatagcccgatgggttagcccaaaacccgacgggttagggttagggttgaaaatttatgacccgAAAAATTCATAACTCGAATGgcccgcacccaaatagcccggcGACCCGAATGGGCTGGTCCGAACCCGAACGGgcccaattgacatccctgtatatatattctatttcatACTTTACATTCTCTAACTCCACTTAActctttaaatattattttcataaaattcgtGCTAAAAAGACACGTCTCACTTATAGGGGGAGTGCGTGATCAGGGAATAGTGctaattataaattcatatcAATTAATGATATATTAGCCACACAAAAGTTATATAAAGTTATATGAATCGAAATATAATCTGGATTCTCTATTTCCACATTAATGATTTTAAagctaaaatattattgatgaATACTAATACTCACTCCGCTTCATCATAATTGTGGCattctttttccaaaaaaagaattaagaaaaagatgtTTATTGTGTTAATACgagagaaaagaaagtaaaaaaaataaaatatattgtactCCAGTGAATAAAGTGGTAGGTCACGTGatagaaaatgtaaataagttgatatataattaagtattaaaagtaattattttttgtaaaattgttaaaattaaaatgaacttAATGAAATAAGGGTGACGACAGAAAAACGTAATCTCACATAAATTCATccactaatataaaaatatctattgCGGCTATTGGTTAAGTACTTAAGTATTAAAGTCATctgaaatcaaattaaatatactaataaaaaataaaaatagtcagCATCGACCAAATATTGCAAACTAAATGTCATATGCAGGCTGCATTCGTAGTGCATCGCAACCAATATTcgacaataaaattaaattaaataatgaagataaaataaaataaggttTGGCAAGTTCCCACCTTCAATCACGTGGATGAATCGCTTTCATACAACTTTAAGTAAACCCTACCGATTACAATAtactaatcaaattaattatgcaaAGTGATTAAGTTAATCATTTGTTTATGATCCAACGCACacattttcttgtttattAGTAAGAGATTTTCCCACATATTACTTCATCTAACGGCCCAAATGTAGGCTCTGACTGTTAAAACATGTTGCCGGCTATATTTCcaacattattaaaattaattatgctAGTTTAAGTAAAAATGTGGTAATTAAGAGCTGTAGATATTTGTAGTAAAATATTGGTGTTGATCATGTCTTTTACGATGGGATTTGGAAGAGTTAGGTGGAATGTCATAatctttgtttaattttctaaaacatTATCCTGCAAAGTATTAATAGAAGATGACATAGGAATGTTTCATGTGATTTGTTTGAGTTTATTATGTGGGGGAGGTGTAATACTTAATGGAAAAGACATTTATGGCCTAATAGCTTTTTAGTTgtttaaagaaaacaatttaCTACCGTACATCTTCTCTCCTTTTGTAACTATTGAAATCGAATTGATGGATAAATTATGACTAGCAAATAAGGGCGCAAGTTCTCAcgatataaatgaaaataaaaaaattatctagGATTATGACTTGTGACTCTGTGAACAATATCTTTATCAcgacataaaataattatgtagcGGTTTTTGATTCGCAATATCTATATATCGgaattaaatatgtactattatatttggtttataagatttgaatatcttaatttaattctagatgaataatcatgtGATATCAGTTATACTCATccattccaattaaaataatttcacaacttaaTTCTGAATGGAACATTCCATAATAGTTGATCATGATGATCGAATAATACcatatttaatagtaaatGGAATAATGCATGAATTGTTAATCACGGACTTTATGTTTCCTGATATAATTACTTTAGATAGGTTAACACGTAGTAGATCAAATATAATTCGTTGGATGAACTATCTATTGCCAAGTATTCTTGaatcaataataatactattgatCTGTTGTAGTAATGGGTGTTAGCTGAATTGTCTTGGAgttcttattttcattgaGACCTAATAGACACAATATAGTGATCTGAGTATTAGCTGAATTATTTTGGAGTTCTTATTCCCATAGAGACCTAATAGAcgtaataaaatagaaaagtacatcaatttaaaatttttaattttttttttctcgagCTTCTTATCATCATGCGGAAGCTCAATCTCAGACACATGGAAAGTATCCATAATAACCGGCTTCGTCGAGTCATTCTTTGACATAATCTAAATTACCAGATTGTACGGATCCCACACTATTGTGTATACATATTGCACGGATGCTGCTTGAGATCTTCTGatatttttgacaaataaaaaattggaagtatgaaaagagagagtaaaaggtgtgaaaaatgagaa
This window contains:
- the LOC125204172 gene encoding stress-associated endoplasmic reticulum protein 2-like, whose amino-acid sequence is MTTSRRLADRKVERFEKNITKRGSVPETTAKKGSDYPVGPILLGFFVFVVIGSSLFQIIRTATSGGVA